In Gulosibacter molinativorax, a single window of DNA contains:
- the ftsY gene encoding signal recognition particle-docking protein FtsY yields MAERKSWSLGGALRNMFGRQTIDESTWEDLEDALLTADFGPTITDEVIEELREQVDRYNTTDPRDLKRMLREVIEERLSKFDTTLNLSDRPAVTLIVGVNGVGKTTTIGKFARFLRNYGRTVVIGAADTFRAAAVEQLDTWAMRADVRIVRPQQYGQDPASVAYQTVEVAMREGIEMVIIDTAGRLQTKAGLMDELTKIHRVIEKLTPVSEVLLVLDATTGQNGVSQAEAFIEHAGVTGLVITKLDGSAKGGFVLSVQERTGLPIKLIGTGEGINDLTGFTPHVFAEQLLADA; encoded by the coding sequence ATGGCGGAACGTAAATCCTGGTCGCTCGGCGGTGCTCTTCGAAACATGTTCGGTCGTCAGACGATCGACGAGTCGACTTGGGAAGATCTCGAGGATGCGCTGCTCACGGCAGACTTCGGCCCCACCATCACCGACGAGGTGATCGAGGAGCTCCGCGAGCAGGTTGACCGCTATAACACGACGGATCCGCGCGACCTCAAGCGCATGCTGCGCGAAGTGATCGAGGAGCGACTGTCGAAGTTCGACACCACGCTCAACCTCTCGGACCGGCCCGCGGTGACGCTAATTGTCGGGGTGAACGGAGTGGGGAAGACCACGACGATCGGGAAATTCGCTCGTTTCCTTCGCAACTATGGCCGCACCGTGGTGATTGGTGCTGCGGACACGTTCCGCGCCGCGGCCGTCGAGCAACTCGACACCTGGGCGATGCGCGCGGATGTGCGCATCGTGCGCCCCCAGCAGTACGGTCAAGACCCGGCGTCCGTCGCCTATCAGACCGTCGAGGTCGCAATGCGCGAGGGTATCGAGATGGTCATCATCGACACGGCGGGTCGACTCCAGACCAAGGCTGGCCTGATGGATGAGCTCACCAAGATTCACCGGGTCATCGAGAAGCTCACGCCGGTGAGCGAGGTGCTGCTGGTTCTGGATGCGACCACCGGCCAGAACGGTGTCTCGCAGGCCGAGGCGTTCATCGAGCACGCGGGCGTGACAGGGCTTGTGATCACGAAGCTAGACGGGTCCGCAAAGGGCGGGTTCGTGCTCTCGGTGCAGGAACGCACCGGGCTGCCCATTAAGCTGATCGGGACCGGCGAGGGCATCAACGACCTCACCGGTTTCACGCCGCACGTGTTTGCCGAGCAGCTGCTCGCGGACGCGTAG